The following are encoded together in the Anopheles nili chromosome 3, idAnoNiliSN_F5_01, whole genome shotgun sequence genome:
- the LOC128724039 gene encoding serine/threonine-protein phosphatase 1 regulatory subunit 10-like codes for MELQNQIYLLVAVFGGISALLLVLTVMLAVYVKKMRTLLEDFRLGHPTDDDPYQREGSGDGPRRDRKRPNHAGYPMEVFPTPGGMSGPPKSDLTKTRNDYMHNVRNNIHGGRSGGPYRHDADGGGMGYGGGGGKRVPEKPMKPGQGPAGPRSQGSAPDSALELEVANIFDMDELDEEDLSDCGSGPSTGHMVDRVEDAGVVGHGRGKPRPVNGAQYEREQPGRGNRFQNPHAMKSKNGPGDGRGFAGDEMKRGGGHGGNVYGNGGKSNQGFFDDRNRMY; via the exons ATGGAGCTGCAAAATCAAATCTACCTGCTGGTGGCCGTGTTCGGGGGCATCAGTgcgctgttgctggtgctgacgGTTATGCTGGCGGTGTATGTGAAGAAAATGCGCACCCTCCTGGAGGACTTCCGGTTGGG CCATCCCACAGATGACGATCCGTACCAGCGTGAGGGCAGCGGTGATGGACCGAGACGTGACCGGAAACGTCCCAACCACGCTGGCTATCCGATGGAGGTGTTCCCAACCCCCGGTGGGATGAGTGGACCACCTAAGAGCGATCTCACGAAAAC ccGGAACGATTACATGCACAACGTGCGCAATAACATCCACGGTGGTCGATCCGGTGGCCCTTACCGGCATGATGCAGATGGCGGTGGGATGGGGtatgggggtgggggtggtaaGCGGGTCCCCGAAAAGCCCATGAAACCCGGCCAGGGTCCTGCGGGTCCACGCAGTCAAGGAAGTGCGCCCGATTCCGCGCTCGAACTCGAGGTGGCCAACATCTTCGACATGGACGAGCTGGATGAGGAGGACCTGTCGGATTGTGGGAGTGGTCCAAGCACGGGTCACATGGTGGATCGGGTGGAGGATGCGGGGGTGGTAGGACACGGCCGGGGGAAACCACGGCCAGTCAATGGGGCACAGTACGAGCGTGAGCAGCCGGGACGTGGCAATCGGTTCCAGAATCCGCACGCCATGAAGTCGAAGAATGGTCCCGGGGATGGTAGGGGTTTCGCGGGGGACGAGATGAAGAGGGGCGGTGGGCATGGGGGGAACGTGTACGGTAACGGGGGTAAGTCGAATCAGGGTTTCTTCGATGATCGGAACCGCATGTACTGA